From Coffea eugenioides isolate CCC68of unplaced genomic scaffold, Ceug_1.0 ScVebR1_2010;HRSCAF=2960, whole genome shotgun sequence:
tttactactatttataccatattttcatccacttgcacacaaacaccttcatTTTcacaattggcacacatgcatttttcttacatttgcacacattgcactttttttacatttgcacacattgcacctttcttacatttgcacacattgcacctttTTTGCATTTGCACAgattgcacttttcttacatttgcacacttgcacttacatttgtatttctatcttattttgcattcctcttacatttttcacacttgcactcatatttgggtcttcatttgcattacccgtgacctctatgagagctttccttattggccatcacaactcatgtgattgggaccgaaaagcctcataagagacattttagatttaggattgcatttttttcgcatccattagtcgtatccaacatgcaaaacatactttgggtagaagaattaggaaaagaagggctaagtcacgcaactagctttggctagggtaagggagtgccttaggctttgcctttgccttctcccttatcaaatgtgacccccgatccctttctttggttacgtagacctaaaaagttctttaaaaagggtttgtttgcttttctttccaaaaaatcactttttttgggtgacttggtacaccctaactctataccaagtggcgactccattttccattcaaaaaccctttttgaactttgtttggccaaaccgtcgcatttcacaatcccacggccttttattttcattttcacacacgttcacatacatatcccacacactactttcacatactcaaaaagtggggcgcgacagttggcgactccactggggatttcctaagtgggtccaagcatttgatttagctattattttcctttttctaccctttttatgcatagcatttggatattagggttgcatttttcattttagaaCTTTTtacctcgcgcgcgtatcaactaTTCCTCaccgtatgtatgattggttttggatgtatgttgtatttgttttattccgcgctttgcattgcatttgggtgggggacattaccctagagcctcgcgttggttctcgatccctcctctccaaacgagcactagcatacgtgcatacgctttaatttttcacccctcatttatttttcttttagtggcttgtcacgccactccaccctattaggattttaggcgactcacttggacttgtgatcgcgacacgatgtgtgcgtagcttgatccgaggggtcactcaatcttccattttaagctttgggttcatagcctttagcttttagtcgaaggttgaggatttttgatagattcactcatgacatgtagccgtgacacgatgtgtgcgtagcaatgtctggggaatcgctcgagccaccgacaaagaaccttgggattgatgacccttggtttccaagtctgaaggctcggggacctaaaacctatcgagtctagatacattagtgagccaatacctcatgcatccatgatagcttgcctagggtagagtctgccttgccttattagggacactattcacgataggaggggtccaaccctttttttccctcctatcgctttatttctttgtactgattgctttatctcgttgctacaatgtgttatgtgtatttatctggctgaattaacttttcttggttttgtgtctccattgcattcacaaaccctagcaaataagaggtctggcatgaccttcttttagaacttacccttgtagataggctattgcacgtttaaagattttggtacaTTGCATTCGTAGATTAATAATGCtatatcattttaggcttaccctggcaaataaagggtcccttaggtcatatcTCATTTCAAACTGCAAGTtctatcgctttaataaactggcatcatgcataaaccctagaaggggaatgccatttaggggatcccgctATTAGGATTGAACTCACCTTGATTGTTCCCATGGGTACATAACCCTTCAAGGGATTGCATGTTTAAATTCTTGCCAACCGGAGAATGGGACTCATAGGTAAGGTAATTGACAACCCGCCTCTTCCATTGTTAGATGGAGTGCCCCCGTCGAATCTACCAGTTGTTGGTACCGTCGGCCGAGATTCAAAGATGGCCTGCCCTTATGCTATCTAGCGAATTACATCAAGTAGCTCAATATTTAGGGCCAATTGGAGACCTTAAGGAGATCAAGCCCAATGGCTATCTAGTAGAGGCATTAGTACATCTGTGGGATCCGGAATGTTCGGCTTTTAGGGTAGGCAATAAGCACATGACAGTGACACTTGAGGAAATAGCCGGCCTCTTCAATTTACCTTTGCATGGAACCGCTTTGATTTTCCCATACGTTTCAGACAAGATAGAATTTTGCAAGATCATAGGATTGAGAGAGGCTGTATTGCGAGGGTCGGATCAGGGAGTCCGCGTGAACACTTTGTTTGAGCATTTTGCACTACCAAATGGGTTCGAGAGATATAGGGAGGATTTTTCATTCACATCCAAGGATGTTTGGGAACGCAAAAGACCAGTGGTGTATGCCATAGTTATGGCGGGAGTTTATTTCTTCCCGAGAAGAGATCAGAAAATAGCTTTCAAGGTAGCAAAGGTTATACAAGACCTCTTTTCAGGAATCCGAAGTAAACAATGCACCATAATCCCGACCATCCTTGCGGACATTTTTCTAGCTTGTACCAACTGCCAGGAAGGGGAAAAGTTCTTCTACGGGGCTAATATAGTTTTGCATATCTGGGCCCTAGAACATTTTAAGAGACTAGCGTCCGTTCCGGAAAGTTTGCCAGTAGTTGGGTATAACTGGGTAATCACGCATCATAAGCGAGTCAACGAAGGGGGCCTGCCAAACGATGCGGTTGAATGTGTCAAATGCTTAGAGATGCTGCCAGATCAAGACATTTGGTGGGTGTTAGACTGGACGATTTGCCTTAGGCCGATACTCCGCACTAAAGTGTCAGATTTTGTTCTCCTATTGGGTACCCAAGGAATCGCCGCATACACTCCAAAGAGATTCCTCAGACAGTTAGGACGTACACAAGAAGTGCCGCCTGTGGTTGATTTGAGTAAGCTCACCGTCGTTTTCAGTAAAGGAATGTGCCCAAACGAGCTCCCTATGAAAGACCAGATTATCGAGACATGGGTGACACTGTCGGATGACGAGAGATTTCAATACATCCCGGAACTAAAGCAAAAGGGTTTGACCACTACACAATACGAAGACTGGGTAAGAAGATCCGCTgcgcaagaaattcaagatgagTCAGCTGAGGAGGTGAAAAGGTTGAAAGCCATTGTCGAAGCAAAGGATAAGGAAATTCTGCAGTTAAGTAAGTCTGTCGAAACATACAAAGGGATAGCAGAGCAACACAAGCAATTGTACGAAAATGAACGAGGAAAGCGTCAAGAGCTGAAAAGGAAATGCGGAGAGTTGTATGACCAAACTGAACGTGTTAGAATTCCATATGCTAGGGAAACAAAGGACTCTGTATTAGATAGGTTCAGAAGTTTTGGCAATCTTGTACGGAATCGTCTTCGTGATATGATATAAATATTGGCAAGCTTTATCAATGAAAGCGATTTCTCTTCTGCACTTATTTAGAATTGTTGTCAAAAACAGGTCTGtacgggtcccatttcgaaggtgttgcatcatgctaggcctacccttggcacaaaaagggcccccccgataggacatgcatccgaatttttggaacatctactaactcttatcttttttcttttcctttgttttaatAAAAAGCTAAGGAGGGCTAAAGTCATTTCGTATTTTCAGGTAAAGTTTCAAAATAGCTTCtcggaaaagccccattatACGCGGTCCCGAAGTcgagcccaaaggaatcgtgtagacatgagtactcagtCAGAATCGTCTGATAAGACTGCtacaactacccagccggaagccacaaatcccggggttcagttgactgaattactcaccaaatttggggaaatggcgtctgagatggccgcccaaaagaagttgatcgacgagctcattagtagcggagtgcacCCCGAGCCTGCGCCCGTCAAACAACcggaatccgaaccatttgtcattcctccaattcaaaccacttttgagggAGTTTTCAACCCGCAGTATACTTACACGCAAAATCCTCCGTTCTATCCTCCCTATGggcaaggatttcagcctcagCCTCAAGGTGGTCAAGGTGGTTCAAACATGCCTCTGGATCCACAAGCTTTTTATCAGACTATCGCAGAGCCTGATGCGCCGGAACacactgttcaaaccaagccagaagtgggagagtcgtctgccccggttgatatgaagttacttaagcggttggatcgtttcgatgagttcatcaggaaaagccaaggtttaagcaaacaaGGGGTGTTAGACTACGATGATCTGTGCCTGTTTCCAAATGTACAGCTGCCCGTGGGATTCAAGACCCCGAAGTTCAATAAATATGATGGTACAGGCAACCCTAAGACACACCTGCgtttgtttgccaacaagttgggcagaCCGGTGGATGACGAAAACTTGCCATTAAGGTTATTTCCAGAGAGTCTAGAAGGAGACGCCCTCGATTggtattcaaacttaaagccAGAGGAGGTGAAGACTTGGCTTGATCTGTCCAACGCCTTCATCAGACAATACGAATATAACTGCGAGCTAGCACCGACCAGAACTACTTTGGAAGGCACCAAGAGgcgaccatctgaagatcataagacatacgCCAAAAGATGGAGGAAGATAGCTGCCAAGGTTGAGCCTCCGATGACCgaagatgaaattattcgcactttcataaaggcgcatgatcctccatacTTCGAAGAAATCTTCCGTATGACTGGGTGTACATTTGCTGCGATTGTGAATAAACTCGAAgagtatgatgattttgtgagaGTTGAAAAAATTGTTAACGTCTCTGCCCTAAAATCACAAGTAGAAGCTTTACAAGGGCAAGGGAGCAGTGGAAAGAAGCCgcagtttaaaaagaaagagggggaggCAACTTTTATCTGGAACCAGAACCCTTCACCCAAaccccgataccaacacaatccaacctaccaaccacATTACCCTTATTATTCAAACCCGCACCATGTATATACTACCAATATCCATCACCCTCggcctcgcccaagctatcctaacccACCTTTAGCCCATTTTCAAATCTCTCAACCAAATCCACCCCAAAACcgacctcgccctccatataacccaagatttcctccCCTAAATAGACCTGTTTATAGTcatcctcaacctcctgaaccttacaaccaATCCCGTAGCCGTACATTTACCGATTTAGGCAGGCCTCtagaccaattgtatgaccagtTGAAGGCCGCCGGAAAGATTGGCACGGTACCCCCTCTGACCTATCCATATGGCATATACGCTGGGTATAACCCACAAGCcgtctgtgcttatcattcaggggcaCCCGGACATTCGACTGTTGATTGCAAGGCTCTTAAGCATAgaattcaagatatgattgaagcCGGAGAGATTGTAATCAGGAAAAAGGAGGCACAAGGGCCGAATATAAATAGGAACCCCTTGCCTGAACACGCTAATACCATTGGAGTCATTCTGGACGATGCAGAGTATGAGGAGCAAGTCAAAAAATTGGCAAGGGAAGCTGAGGTGTTTGGGATCACAGACCAACCATTTATAATAGAGGTGCCGTTTGAGGAGGATAAAAGGccttttattttggatctcaCTCTAGCTGAGAGCAAGGCTTTGGAGCCAATGGTCATCGAATTTCCGGAGCAGGAGCCTGTTCTGAGTTTGCAGCGAGTGCCATGGAACTACGATGAACCTGTCATACAAATTGGAGAAAAGTCAATTGCCAAAGAAGAGGTGTCAGTGG
This genomic window contains:
- the LOC113756133 gene encoding uncharacterized protein LOC113756133 — encoded protein: MPLDPQAFYQTIAEPDAPEHTVQTKPELPVGFKTPKFNKYDGTGNPKTHLRLFANKLGRPVDDENLPLRLFPESLEGDALDWYSNLKPEEVKTWLDLSNAFIRQYEYNCELAPTRTTLEGTKRRPSEDHKTYAKRWRKIAAKVEPPMTEDEIIRTFIKAHDPPYFEEIFRMTGCTFAAIVNKLEEYDDFVRVEKIVNVSALKSQVEALQGQGSSGKKPQFKKKEGEATFIWNQNPSPKPRYQHNPTYQPHYPYYSNPHHVYTTNIHHPRPRPSYPNPPLAHFQISQPNPPQNRPRPPYNPRFPPLNRPVYSHPQPPEPYNQSRSRTFTDLGRPLDQLYDQLKAAGKIGTVPPLTYPYGIYAGYNPQAVCAYHSGAPGHSTVDCKALKHRIQDMIEAGEIVIRKKEAQGPNINRNPLPEHANTIGVILDDAEYEEQVKKLAREAEVFGITDQPFIIEVPFEEDKRPFILDLTLAESKALEPMVIEFPEQEPVLSLQRVPWNYDEPVIQIGEKSIAKEEVSVVTRPGRIASPFGATIPIQTNNPELPAKPTITEKEALDFLKRLQRSEYNVVEKLSKSPAQISMLDLLFSSDMHRDALLEVLTKAQIPKDISVANF